In one Zobellia galactanivorans genomic region, the following are encoded:
- a CDS encoding carboxypeptidase-like regulatory domain-containing protein, with protein sequence MKPIVFFFFLFSTLSIFAQDDEETEVRDITAIVVNAQTDAPMESVHIVNLNKVVGTITNGEGQFTITASVNDTLYFSFLGFKSQKIRVTNDMYKFKNTKIALTELAYALEEVIVKPYQLTGYLEIDVKNAPINNAYQYSISGLSVGYEGGNKNPSAVTKVLGAILNPADLLRNLFGKQPNQMRKLRKMKEDDQIRDLLASKFDREILTELLQIEKVDIQDILNNCNYSKSFITTANDLQILDAISSCYEEFKVLNRKK encoded by the coding sequence ATGAAACCAATTGTATTCTTTTTCTTCTTGTTTTCAACCCTTTCCATTTTTGCGCAAGACGACGAAGAAACCGAAGTAAGAGATATAACAGCCATCGTTGTTAACGCACAAACCGACGCCCCCATGGAGAGTGTCCACATTGTAAACCTCAACAAGGTGGTGGGTACCATTACCAATGGTGAAGGTCAGTTTACCATTACCGCCTCCGTCAACGACACCCTTTATTTTTCATTTCTCGGATTTAAGTCGCAAAAAATCAGGGTTACCAATGACATGTACAAGTTCAAGAATACAAAAATTGCCCTTACCGAGCTGGCATACGCCCTTGAAGAAGTAATCGTCAAGCCCTATCAGCTTACCGGCTACCTTGAAATCGATGTCAAGAACGCCCCTATAAACAACGCATACCAGTATAGTATTTCAGGACTTTCGGTAGGTTACGAGGGCGGAAATAAGAATCCGAGTGCCGTAACCAAGGTATTGGGCGCCATTTTAAACCCCGCCGATTTACTGCGCAACCTCTTTGGGAAACAGCCCAATCAAATGCGAAAGCTGAGAAAAATGAAGGAAGATGACCAAATCCGCGATCTTTTGGCATCGAAATTCGACCGAGAAATCCTTACCGAACTCCTTCAAATAGAGAAGGTTGACATACAAGACATCCTCAACAACTGCAACTATTCAAAATCGTTTATCACCACGGCCAACGACCTACAGATCCTTGACGCAATAAGCAGCTGCTACGAAGAATTCAAGGTCTTAAATCGTAAAAAATAA
- a CDS encoding alpha-amylase family glycosyl hydrolase, with protein sequence MKRLLYAVVVFSIFIACKEERKEIIEEVPVKTDSIATHVEPVKNLPFSWEAANIYFLLTDRFNNGTTENDLNYDRTEPTGPLRGFMGGDIQGITQKIEEGYFSDLGINAIWFTPVVEQVHGSTDEGTGNTYAYHGYWTKDWTALDPNFGTRKDLEKMVKAAHKHGIRVLMDVVLNHTGPVTDKDEAWPEEWIRTSPTCDFTSYETTVECTLVENLPDVRTESNEAVELPDALLAKWKEEGRLSQELDELQLFFERTGYPRAPRYYIIKWLTDYVNHLGIDGFRVDTVKHVNENAWSELYKEASFAFENWKKMHPDKVLDDQPFYMVGEVYNYGISNGREFDFKDKKVDYFAHGFKSLINFELKEDAKKDYESIFRKYDKILRSQLNGKSVVNYLTSHDDGHPYDIERKDPIRAANILMLTPGASQIYYGDETARSLTVTGTEDTPVQGDASLRSFMNWEELDSLPKTKEIFEHWKKLGTFRRKHLAVGAGIHKRLGKSPYVFSRSYSEGDIKDKVVIGLDLPKGKKSLWVKGFFGDGTKLYDTYSDTEVVVQNGKVILENDYNIALLEHKE encoded by the coding sequence ATGAAAAGACTGCTCTACGCGGTTGTTGTTTTTTCGATTTTTATCGCTTGTAAGGAAGAGCGAAAAGAAATTATAGAAGAGGTACCCGTTAAGACCGATTCGATAGCCACCCATGTTGAACCGGTAAAAAACCTTCCATTCTCCTGGGAAGCGGCCAATATCTATTTTTTATTGACGGACAGGTTCAATAACGGGACTACCGAAAACGACCTAAACTACGACAGAACGGAACCTACGGGCCCCTTAAGAGGGTTTATGGGAGGTGACATACAGGGCATCACCCAAAAAATAGAGGAAGGTTATTTTTCCGACCTCGGCATCAATGCCATTTGGTTTACGCCCGTAGTAGAACAAGTTCACGGAAGTACCGATGAAGGCACCGGCAACACCTATGCCTATCACGGCTACTGGACCAAGGATTGGACAGCCCTTGACCCCAATTTTGGCACGCGAAAAGACCTGGAAAAAATGGTAAAAGCGGCCCATAAGCACGGTATTCGTGTATTGATGGACGTTGTGCTCAACCATACCGGCCCGGTTACCGACAAAGATGAGGCGTGGCCCGAAGAATGGATACGAACCTCGCCCACATGTGACTTTACCTCTTACGAAACCACGGTCGAGTGTACACTGGTAGAAAATCTACCCGACGTTCGAACCGAATCGAACGAAGCGGTCGAACTCCCCGATGCCCTTTTGGCCAAATGGAAGGAAGAAGGCCGACTTAGCCAAGAACTAGACGAACTTCAACTTTTCTTTGAACGTACGGGATACCCAAGGGCGCCCCGTTACTACATCATCAAATGGCTCACCGATTACGTAAACCACCTCGGTATAGACGGTTTTAGGGTAGACACCGTAAAACACGTAAACGAAAACGCTTGGTCGGAGCTCTATAAAGAAGCTTCCTTTGCCTTTGAGAATTGGAAAAAAATGCACCCCGATAAAGTGCTGGACGACCAGCCCTTCTATATGGTAGGCGAAGTGTATAACTACGGGATTTCCAACGGAAGGGAATTCGACTTCAAAGACAAAAAAGTAGATTACTTTGCCCATGGCTTCAAAAGCCTTATCAACTTTGAACTAAAGGAAGATGCCAAGAAAGATTATGAATCGATTTTCCGTAAGTATGACAAAATACTACGCTCACAACTAAACGGAAAAAGTGTGGTCAACTACCTGACCTCCCATGATGACGGACATCCATACGACATTGAACGTAAAGACCCTATCAGGGCCGCGAATATCTTAATGCTTACACCTGGGGCTTCCCAAATTTATTACGGAGACGAAACCGCCCGTAGCCTCACCGTAACGGGCACTGAGGACACCCCCGTACAAGGCGATGCCTCATTGCGTTCGTTCATGAATTGGGAAGAGCTCGACAGTCTGCCCAAAACCAAAGAAATCTTTGAACATTGGAAGAAATTGGGTACGTTCAGAAGGAAGCATTTGGCCGTCGGGGCGGGCATTCACAAAAGACTGGGAAAAAGCCCTTATGTCTTTAGCCGCAGTTACTCCGAAGGCGATATAAAGGATAAAGTGGTTATCGGACTCGACCTCCCCAAAGGCAAAAAATCACTTTGGGTCAAAGGCTTTTTCGGAGATGGGACCAAACTATACGATACCTATTCCGATACCGAAGTCGTGGTACAAAACGGAAAAGTGATTCTTGAAAACGACTACAACATCGCACTTTTAGAACACAAAGAATAA
- a CDS encoding TrmH family RNA methyltransferase, producing the protein MVKEELLEYLENFISEERKQRFLEILEDRTKLLTVAIEDVYQLHNTSAVIRSCEVFGIQEAHVIESRYGKRLDDKIAMGAQQWVDVHRYKSTNECIQRLKSDGYKVIATTPHNDSRFLEDFEIEGKTAFLFGTERTGLSQEAMEQSDGFLKIPMLGFTESLNISVSAAIILQHLAVKLRATDLQWQLSDAEKLEKRLDWTKKSIKSIDDILKRYEVEG; encoded by the coding sequence ATGGTTAAGGAAGAACTTCTCGAATATCTGGAAAATTTTATTTCAGAAGAACGAAAACAACGGTTTTTGGAAATATTGGAAGACCGAACAAAATTACTAACGGTAGCTATTGAAGATGTGTACCAATTACACAATACCAGTGCCGTCATCCGCAGTTGTGAGGTGTTCGGCATTCAAGAGGCGCACGTAATAGAATCTAGGTATGGTAAGCGATTAGATGATAAAATCGCTATGGGGGCCCAGCAGTGGGTAGATGTACATAGATATAAAAGTACGAACGAGTGTATCCAAAGGCTGAAATCGGACGGGTACAAGGTCATTGCGACTACCCCCCACAACGATTCCCGTTTTTTGGAAGATTTTGAAATAGAGGGAAAGACGGCATTTTTGTTCGGTACGGAGCGCACAGGCTTGAGTCAAGAGGCTATGGAGCAGAGTGACGGTTTTTTAAAGATACCGATGTTGGGCTTTACCGAAAGTTTGAATATATCGGTTTCCGCGGCCATTATTTTACAGCATTTGGCCGTAAAACTTAGGGCTACCGACCTGCAATGGCAGCTGAGCGATGCCGAAAAACTGGAAAAACGTCTTGACTGGACGAAAAAATCGATTAAAAGTATTGACGATATTTTAAAGCGGTACGAAGTGGAGGGCTAA
- a CDS encoding SIR2 family NAD-dependent protein deacylase, with amino-acid sequence MKKKITILTGAGMSAESGINTFRDAGGLWEGHDVMEVASPEGFAKNPELVLNFYNQRRRQLQQVKPNLAHKALIELEKLFDVTIVTQNVDDLHERAGSSNIIHLHGELLKVRSTGNENRVLDWTKDLNLGDRCEQGHQLRPHIVWFGEAVPLLEQAAIATQNADILIIIGTSMQVYPAASLIDYAQGHVPIYFVDPRPSVSENHYNHLTVIAKTAVEGVPDLVRDLIESI; translated from the coding sequence ATGAAGAAAAAAATTACGATTTTGACCGGTGCCGGAATGAGTGCGGAAAGCGGCATAAATACCTTTAGGGATGCAGGAGGACTATGGGAAGGGCATGACGTTATGGAAGTCGCTTCACCCGAGGGTTTTGCCAAGAATCCGGAACTCGTTCTCAATTTCTACAACCAAAGGCGACGACAACTTCAACAGGTAAAGCCCAACCTGGCCCATAAGGCCTTGATCGAACTTGAAAAACTATTCGATGTCACCATCGTTACCCAAAACGTAGATGATCTTCATGAAAGGGCAGGCAGCTCAAACATAATTCACCTTCACGGGGAATTACTCAAAGTACGAAGTACCGGAAATGAAAATCGCGTCCTCGACTGGACCAAGGACCTCAATTTAGGGGACCGCTGTGAACAAGGCCATCAATTGCGTCCGCATATCGTTTGGTTCGGTGAAGCCGTTCCCCTTTTGGAACAAGCGGCCATTGCCACCCAAAATGCCGACATCCTTATCATTATCGGTACATCAATGCAAGTATATCCCGCAGCAAGCCTTATCGACTATGCGCAGGGGCATGTACCTATTTATTTTGTCGACCCAAGACCCAGTGTTTCCGAAAACCACTACAACCATCTCACCGTTATAGCCAAAACCGCGGTAGAAGGGGTTCCCGATTTGGTGCGTGACCTTATCGAATCGATTTAA